In Helianthus annuus cultivar XRQ/B chromosome 8, HanXRQr2.0-SUNRISE, whole genome shotgun sequence, a single genomic region encodes these proteins:
- the LOC110869754 gene encoding soluble scavenger receptor cysteine-rich domain-containing protein SSC5D-like, producing MVLLLLLTHHRHSPSPSHDTTSVVTHRHRHPLSPPPPPTQLSPATTHHRHHPPLPLLSPTIDTSAPAVTRHHPATTATHPYLSRHSSPATHLYHRPPPSMSPITIFVVATYLRPTTTPPPLSPPPTTAPNATYHHLPPPAAVTHHQFYSPVYSFYQIT from the coding sequence atggtcttattattattattaacccACCACCGTCATTCACCTTCGCCGTCACATGACACCACTTCCGTCGTCACCCACCGCCACCGTCACCCACtttcgccgccaccaccaccaacccAGCTGTCAcctgccaccacccaccaccgccaccacccaccccTGCCCTTGTTGTCTCCCACCATCGACACCTCCGCCCCCGCTGTCACCCGTCACCACCCCGCCACAACCGCCACCCACCCTTACCTCAGCCGTCATTCGTCACCTGCCACCCACctctaccaccgaccaccaccgtCGATGTCACCCATCACCATTTTCGTCGTCGCCACCTACCTTCGCCCAACCACCACCCCGCCGCCGTTGTCACCACCTCCGACCACCGCTCCAAACGCCACCTATCACCACCTACCACCACCGGCTGCCGTCACTCACCACCAATTTTATTCCCCCGTCTATTCTTTCTACCAAATAACATAA